In the Gemmatimonadaceae bacterium genome, one interval contains:
- the mqnC gene encoding cyclic dehypoxanthinyl futalosine synthase — protein sequence MRDLLDFYTNAPLLELGAEADRVRRQQHPDDIVTFIVDRNINYTNVCVADCGFCAFYRRPKHAEGWTLSYEQIGAKIEEAKALGAVQILMQGGHNPYIPFEWYLDLLRYIKRNHPIHIHGFSPSEVDFFAKLFRLDARDVIRELMKAGLDSIPGGGGEILVQRVRDQVARKKAGADRWLEIMEMAHEAGMRTSVTMMYGIGETLAERIEHLERVRDVQSRTHGFTAFICWPLQPENTPQMSHMPKTDAVDYLRTVAMARVVLDNVPNLQASWVTMGMKVGQIALRFGCNDFGSLMIEENVVSAANTTFRTTTDEMERLIRDAGFTPARRRQDYSIIPLRADAAA from the coding sequence ATGCGCGATCTTCTGGACTTCTATACCAATGCCCCGCTGCTCGAACTCGGCGCCGAAGCCGATCGCGTGCGGCGCCAGCAACATCCCGACGACATCGTCACCTTCATCGTCGACCGCAATATCAATTACACCAACGTGTGCGTGGCCGACTGCGGGTTCTGCGCGTTCTACCGCCGCCCCAAGCACGCCGAAGGATGGACGCTGTCGTACGAGCAGATCGGCGCCAAGATCGAGGAGGCCAAAGCCCTCGGCGCGGTGCAGATCCTCATGCAGGGCGGGCACAACCCGTACATCCCGTTCGAGTGGTACCTCGACCTGCTGCGCTACATCAAGCGGAATCACCCCATCCACATCCACGGCTTCAGCCCGAGTGAGGTGGATTTCTTCGCCAAGCTGTTCCGGCTCGACGCGCGCGACGTGATCCGCGAACTGATGAAGGCGGGACTCGACTCCATCCCCGGCGGCGGCGGCGAGATCCTCGTCCAACGGGTGCGCGACCAGGTGGCCCGCAAGAAGGCCGGCGCCGACCGCTGGCTCGAAATCATGGAGATGGCCCACGAGGCGGGGATGAGAACCTCGGTCACCATGATGTACGGCATCGGCGAGACCCTGGCCGAGCGCATCGAGCACCTGGAACGCGTGCGCGACGTGCAGTCGCGCACCCACGGCTTCACGGCGTTCATTTGCTGGCCGCTCCAGCCGGAGAACACGCCCCAGATGTCCCACATGCCCAAAACGGACGCCGTGGACTACCTGCGCACGGTAGCCATGGCGCGCGTTGTGCTCGACAACGTGCCCAACCTGCAGGCCAGTTGGGTCACGATGGGAATGAAGGTCGGCCAGATCGCCCTCCGGTTCGGCTGCAATGATTTCGGATCGCTCATGATCGAGGAGAACGTCGTCTCGGCAGCCAATACCACCTTCCGGACGACCACCGACGAAATGGAACGGCTGATCCGTGACGCCGGCTTCACTCCCGCACGACGGCGCCAGGACTACTCGATCATCCCCCTGCGTGCGGATGCCGCGGCGTAG
- the ispF gene encoding 2-C-methyl-D-erythritol 2,4-cyclodiphosphate synthase — translation MTRTGIGYDSHRFAPPGPMVLGGVTIESDVRLAGHSDGDAVAHAVTDAVLGAASLGDIGHLFPDHDPANENRDSIEMLRIAVDRIHQAGWRVQQVDVVVVAEYPRVGPHRDAMRTCLADALGVTLADVSVKGKSNEGMGWIGRGEGLACIATASIVRAA, via the coding sequence ATGACCCGCACCGGCATCGGATACGATTCGCACCGCTTCGCCCCCCCGGGACCGATGGTCCTCGGCGGGGTCACGATCGAGAGCGACGTGCGCCTCGCCGGCCACTCCGATGGCGACGCCGTGGCCCACGCCGTGACCGACGCCGTGCTCGGCGCCGCCTCGCTCGGCGACATCGGGCACCTCTTTCCCGATCACGATCCGGCCAACGAGAACCGTGACTCGATCGAGATGCTTCGCATCGCCGTCGACCGTATACACCAGGCTGGCTGGCGCGTCCAACAGGTCGACGTCGTCGTCGTCGCGGAATATCCGCGGGTAGGCCCGCACCGCGACGCCATGCGCACCTGCCTGGCCGACGCGCTCGGCGTCACCCTCGCCGACGTCAGCGTCAAGGGCAAGTCCAACGAGGGGATGGGCTGGATCGGCCGCGGCGAGGGGCTCGCCTGCATCGCGACCGCAAGCATCGTCCGCGCGGCCTGA
- a CDS encoding DedA family protein gives MNPSTVLDWLGALPLGTLYVVLAAFAAAENVFPPLPADSVVAIGSFLAARGQGTAFAAFAAVLAGNLAGAMATYAVGRRYGADRLERRMFGNRAAEVDAQLDAYYGRYGLAALFLGRFIPGVRALVPPFAGALRVPPLTAALLIGLASAIWYGTVSYVGFTLGADWPTVARALSREGRTVAAIAAVLALGLATMWYLRWRKQ, from the coding sequence GTGAACCCCTCGACGGTGCTCGATTGGCTCGGGGCATTGCCCCTCGGGACGTTGTACGTCGTGCTCGCCGCCTTTGCCGCCGCTGAGAACGTCTTTCCACCGCTCCCCGCCGATTCGGTGGTCGCAATAGGCAGTTTTCTCGCTGCCCGAGGTCAGGGCACCGCGTTCGCCGCCTTTGCCGCCGTCCTCGCCGGGAATCTCGCGGGCGCTATGGCCACGTACGCCGTGGGCCGGCGGTACGGAGCCGACCGGCTCGAGCGGCGGATGTTCGGCAACCGGGCGGCGGAAGTCGACGCGCAGCTCGATGCCTATTACGGGCGGTACGGGCTGGCGGCGCTCTTTCTCGGGCGGTTCATACCGGGGGTGCGCGCCCTCGTGCCTCCATTCGCGGGCGCGCTTCGCGTTCCGCCGCTCACTGCGGCGCTGCTCATCGGCCTCGCGTCCGCCATCTGGTACGGCACGGTGAGCTACGTCGGATTCACGCTCGGCGCCGACTGGCCAACCGTGGCCCGCGCCCTGTCGCGCGAGGGCAGGACCGTGGCCGCCATCGCGGCCGTGCTCGCGCTCGGACTGGCCACCATGTGGTACCTGCGGTGGAGGAAGCAGTGA